The following coding sequences are from one Paenibacillus stellifer window:
- a CDS encoding S-layer homology domain-containing protein encodes MSINSNHHLNRNHKGYKRTVSALLAASLAFGGAGAVYADTAGSTSATAGVTSASVTGAFSDITTGFWAEKHIYKLAAQGIIIGNNGLFRPGDSVTQQEAVLMALRFMQLDGQISSTATALPSGIEVSNYYKPYVVLAFQNNLLDKVTESASDNSKTAWGSRKATREWVAELLVRALGKTSDAQAAASEPSGFADDSKISADKRGYINAAIDLGLTNGLSGNLFNPQGEVTRAQLATFLSRAETQSQAVYANTTSGIVTAIGSGSITVFGGVTNAVYSLGASTGVFTSTSETAIKATDIPLYSKVTLIGKNGTASYVELTDAKPQVENIQGTFARLSASGGKLWLKTADGYPEYAFDSQTAFTDKGGSTIDPATITEDSTVTIMRETYTSQRKILKVQVTSGVVNKTASGTLKSIDTSAKTVVFTGSTGSEESYSYDDHSQFWYQNTKLAASDLKSGSAVNYTIKNSVIQSIEVTGAVDRTVTGTLQEIGDSTIVYKTADGKRAVKLLADSPVIAIPGILAPTAEDLVADAVGGDKVELTLNSSDQVTKINVLNHQYDQYISSSVVSYDSNTGMLTLTDISGGAHVVKLSKDTDVVSFDGSKPSLTVFGGQLLQGKKLNVIAIGDRALTVKIVSSYEGTIQDISPTGRYFTLKTSSGQSLKLYDPASVEVFGLKSPSLNNLAVGDSVTALLTNGQVDISVVKKIQKLQLQLTSVNAAAYKLGVKWGSYTDELNAAGISVTDENGASANLTALKAGDYINASFLGNKLLALQTVSQKMGQVTGIDAAAGTLTIKDFAGASQTFNVSGGVKIDRSGTVNTGLGSLSLSERVEIRKDADGTTIASVLPAQSKSFSSYDSVNNLASFKRSTVDEAYQFSLSPNVYIHQGDTTLSVQSLKENDKLTVYFKNNVIVEIVKQ; translated from the coding sequence TTGTCTATCAACAGCAATCATCATTTGAATCGCAATCATAAAGGCTATAAACGCACCGTTTCCGCTCTTTTGGCGGCTTCACTGGCATTTGGCGGAGCGGGGGCCGTATATGCGGACACTGCTGGATCGACTTCCGCCACGGCAGGCGTGACATCCGCTTCCGTAACGGGAGCCTTCAGCGATATCACAACCGGCTTCTGGGCGGAGAAGCATATTTACAAGCTCGCAGCCCAAGGGATCATCATTGGAAATAACGGGTTGTTCCGTCCCGGCGATTCCGTTACCCAGCAAGAAGCGGTTTTGATGGCGCTGCGCTTCATGCAGCTTGACGGTCAGATTAGCAGTACGGCAACAGCGCTGCCATCCGGCATTGAAGTCTCCAACTACTACAAACCTTATGTGGTGCTCGCTTTCCAGAACAATCTGCTCGACAAGGTAACCGAGTCGGCATCCGATAATTCCAAGACCGCTTGGGGAAGCCGCAAGGCAACCCGCGAATGGGTCGCCGAATTGCTTGTTCGCGCGCTCGGCAAGACTTCTGACGCCCAGGCTGCGGCAAGCGAGCCTTCAGGCTTCGCCGATGACTCCAAAATTTCTGCGGACAAGCGGGGGTACATAAACGCCGCGATCGATCTCGGCCTTACCAATGGCCTCAGCGGAAACCTGTTCAATCCGCAAGGAGAAGTTACCCGCGCCCAGCTGGCGACCTTCCTAAGCCGGGCTGAAACCCAATCCCAGGCTGTATATGCCAACACGACCAGCGGGATTGTCACGGCTATTGGCAGCGGCAGCATTACCGTGTTCGGAGGAGTGACCAATGCCGTGTATTCGCTCGGTGCGTCAACCGGCGTATTCACGAGCACTTCGGAAACCGCGATCAAGGCAACGGATATTCCGCTCTACTCCAAAGTAACCTTAATTGGGAAGAACGGAACAGCATCCTATGTAGAATTGACTGACGCGAAGCCTCAGGTTGAGAACATTCAGGGAACTTTCGCCCGCTTGTCTGCGTCCGGAGGGAAGCTGTGGCTGAAGACGGCCGACGGTTATCCCGAATATGCGTTTGACAGTCAGACCGCATTTACGGATAAAGGCGGCAGCACAATTGATCCTGCAACCATTACCGAAGACAGCACCGTTACTATCATGCGGGAGACGTATACTTCACAGCGCAAGATTTTGAAGGTGCAGGTCACCTCGGGCGTTGTCAACAAGACGGCCTCCGGCACGTTGAAGAGCATCGATACGTCCGCCAAGACGGTTGTCTTCACCGGAAGCACAGGCTCTGAAGAAAGCTACTCCTATGATGATCATTCCCAGTTCTGGTATCAGAATACAAAGCTGGCCGCTTCTGACCTGAAGTCAGGCTCGGCCGTCAATTATACGATCAAGAACAGCGTGATCCAGTCGATCGAAGTAACCGGCGCAGTGGACCGCACGGTTACAGGCACTTTGCAGGAAATCGGGGATTCCACCATCGTCTACAAGACGGCTGATGGCAAGCGGGCGGTTAAGCTGTTAGCCGACAGCCCCGTTATTGCGATTCCCGGTATTTTGGCGCCGACAGCCGAAGATCTGGTCGCGGATGCGGTTGGCGGGGATAAAGTGGAACTGACGCTGAACAGCAGCGATCAGGTGACCAAAATCAATGTGCTGAATCACCAATACGACCAATATATCAGTTCTTCCGTAGTAAGCTATGATTCTAACACAGGCATGCTGACGCTGACCGACATTTCCGGCGGAGCCCATGTGGTCAAGCTGAGCAAGGATACTGATGTAGTCAGCTTTGACGGAAGCAAGCCGTCGCTTACGGTGTTTGGCGGTCAGCTGCTGCAGGGCAAGAAGCTGAATGTCATTGCGATCGGTGACCGTGCTCTAACCGTCAAAATTGTCTCAAGCTACGAGGGAACGATTCAAGACATCAGTCCTACGGGAAGGTACTTCACACTGAAGACGTCGAGCGGCCAGAGTCTGAAGCTGTATGATCCGGCATCAGTGGAAGTGTTCGGCTTGAAGAGTCCTTCCCTGAACAATCTTGCCGTAGGAGATTCCGTAACCGCGCTCTTGACCAATGGGCAGGTTGACATATCGGTTGTCAAGAAGATTCAGAAGCTTCAGCTGCAGTTGACCTCGGTCAATGCAGCGGCCTATAAGCTTGGCGTGAAATGGGGAAGCTACACCGATGAGCTAAACGCTGCGGGCATCTCCGTAACGGACGAGAACGGAGCATCAGCCAATCTTACCGCACTTAAAGCGGGAGATTATATCAACGCCAGCTTCTTGGGAAATAAGCTGCTGGCCTTACAGACCGTATCCCAGAAGATGGGGCAGGTGACGGGGATTGATGCTGCTGCGGGTACGCTTACGATTAAGGATTTCGCCGGCGCCTCACAGACCTTTAATGTATCCGGAGGTGTCAAAATCGACCGCAGCGGCACGGTGAACACCGGGCTTGGCAGTCTTTCGCTGTCTGAGCGTGTGGAAATTCGGAAGGATGCAGACGGAACTACGATTGCTTCCGTTCTTCCGGCCCAGTCCAAGAGCTTCTCCAGCTACGATTCGGTCAATAATCTGGCGAGCTTCAAGCGGTCGACAGTTGATGAAGCCTATCAGTTCAGCCTCTCGCCAAATGTATACATTCACCAAGGCGACACGACATTATCCGTGCAATCTCTCAAAGAAAATGATAAACTTACAGTATATTTCAAAAACAATGTCATTGTTGAAATAGTGAAGCAGTAA
- a CDS encoding GerMN domain-containing protein, giving the protein MLNKKIGVIGIASALLLVLGGCGDKPAAAPDEGGISTPTVVSGADSSEEPAASASASPSLQPSEGETSPSPAPASATASPSESAVPSASAPAEEKQTQTISVYYTDQQMTVLKESKAPISFTKGDDKYTEAFKALQNSGSGDLISLWGKMELKSLKFENGQIVMDIHKPDEAQLGAGGESFALSALTKTLFQFPEVNSIELLVDGQKVESLMGHADLLHPMTRDNMAD; this is encoded by the coding sequence ATGTTGAATAAAAAAATAGGGGTTATCGGCATAGCGTCGGCCCTTCTTCTTGTGCTGGGAGGCTGCGGTGACAAGCCTGCAGCTGCGCCGGATGAAGGAGGCATTTCGACACCGACGGTTGTCAGCGGGGCGGATAGCTCGGAGGAGCCGGCAGCCAGCGCGTCGGCATCTCCATCTCTCCAGCCGTCCGAAGGCGAGACTTCCCCTTCTCCGGCTCCGGCTTCCGCCACGGCATCTCCTTCCGAGAGCGCCGTTCCTTCTGCGAGCGCTCCTGCGGAGGAGAAGCAGACCCAGACCATCAGCGTCTATTATACCGATCAGCAGATGACGGTGCTGAAGGAGTCCAAGGCGCCGATCTCTTTCACCAAAGGTGACGACAAATACACGGAAGCTTTCAAAGCGCTCCAGAACAGCGGCAGCGGAGATCTGATTTCGCTATGGGGCAAAATGGAGCTGAAATCGCTGAAGTTCGAGAACGGCCAAATTGTGATGGACATTCATAAACCGGATGAAGCCCAGCTTGGAGCCGGCGGCGAATCATTCGCACTCAGCGCACTGACCAAGACGCTGTTTCAGTTCCCGGAGGTCAACAGCATTGAACTGCTGGTTGATGGCCAGAAGGTCGAGAGTCTGATGGGGCATGCGGATCTGCTTCATCCGATGACCCGGGACAACATGGCAGATTAA
- a CDS encoding N-acetylmuramoyl-L-alanine amidase family protein: MKRLSFMLLVLLFVLVMPEHGHAASGNNKIFLDGKEITAGQSVPVENVNGTVMVPLRMIAENLGYKVDWNQTSKLVTIVQGDTTIKLTVGQNSASVNDKTVTLTQAPILRSDTSLVPIRFISEQFGLQVAWDNTAKTVTITTPQPPSGGDSSQTGGTSGGSGTTTPGDTSTGNLTMVNGISFNNNVLMIALDGSAEPKLSVLNNPSRIVVDIPNANFSDAFGSGQTLDPAKYGTLDATGYPDVKEIRYSLYSSSPYTVRFVIQLNDKKDFGYSVTNDTGSKLAIVDLNATGGLASVNAGTSTDPTNTAPLPGSGGKKVIVLDAGHGAKDSGAIGITGKYEKNFNLAVVLKAAELLKKENNIDVVLTRSDDTFLELSERVAIANNLNADLFISVHANSSSTSVASGTETYYKRDESKAFAKVMHKYLVQATGLNDRGVQYGNFHVIRETKMPAILLEVGYLSNKKDESLLFTEALQQRVAEAIVSGVKEYLGL, from the coding sequence ATGAAGAGACTTAGTTTTATGCTGCTGGTGCTATTGTTCGTACTCGTGATGCCTGAACATGGACACGCCGCTTCTGGAAACAACAAGATCTTCCTCGACGGCAAAGAGATCACCGCAGGGCAGAGCGTTCCTGTCGAGAATGTGAACGGGACCGTCATGGTGCCTTTGCGGATGATCGCGGAGAATCTCGGGTACAAAGTGGATTGGAACCAGACGTCCAAGCTGGTTACCATCGTCCAGGGTGATACGACCATCAAGCTGACGGTTGGCCAAAATTCGGCATCCGTTAACGACAAGACGGTAACCCTAACGCAGGCCCCGATCCTGAGAAGCGATACTTCGCTTGTTCCGATCCGGTTCATCTCCGAACAGTTCGGACTTCAGGTCGCATGGGACAACACGGCGAAGACCGTAACGATTACTACGCCGCAGCCACCTAGTGGAGGAGATTCCTCGCAAACCGGCGGCACCTCGGGCGGGTCAGGAACTACTACACCGGGGGATACGTCCACCGGCAATCTGACCATGGTCAACGGTATAAGCTTCAACAACAATGTGCTGATGATTGCGCTGGATGGAAGTGCGGAACCAAAATTGAGTGTACTGAATAACCCAAGCCGGATTGTGGTCGACATCCCGAATGCTAACTTCTCGGACGCTTTCGGAAGCGGCCAGACACTTGATCCCGCGAAGTACGGGACATTGGATGCTACCGGATATCCAGACGTCAAAGAGATCCGTTACTCCTTGTATTCCAGCAGCCCGTACACGGTGCGTTTTGTCATTCAACTTAACGACAAGAAAGACTTCGGCTACAGCGTGACCAATGATACCGGCTCCAAGCTTGCCATAGTAGATTTGAACGCCACCGGCGGTCTTGCCTCTGTGAATGCCGGAACATCTACCGATCCCACGAACACGGCACCTCTTCCAGGCAGCGGAGGCAAAAAGGTGATCGTTCTTGACGCGGGACACGGAGCCAAAGACTCCGGAGCCATCGGCATTACCGGCAAATATGAGAAGAACTTTAATCTGGCTGTCGTCCTCAAGGCGGCGGAACTCCTGAAGAAGGAGAACAATATTGATGTCGTGCTGACGCGAAGCGACGACACGTTCCTTGAGCTGAGTGAACGGGTGGCAATCGCGAACAATCTGAATGCGGATTTATTCATTTCCGTACATGCCAACAGCAGCTCTACCTCCGTGGCAAGCGGCACCGAGACTTATTACAAGCGGGATGAGAGCAAGGCTTTTGCAAAGGTTATGCACAAATATTTGGTCCAGGCGACCGGGTTGAACGACCGCGGCGTTCAGTACGGCAACTTCCACGTCATCCGCGAGACGAAAATGCCGGCGATTCTGCTTGAAGTCGGCTATCTCAGCAACAAAAAGGACGAGTCCCTCCTGTTCACCGAAGCTCTGCAGCAAAGAGTAGCGGAGGCGATTGTCAGCGGCGTCAAAGAGTATCTTGGTCTTTAG
- a CDS encoding N-acetylmuramoyl-L-alanine amidase: protein MRKACLIVMSLLLPLLIWTGWTGESSAAAVKGKIVLDNQELTLPSGAAPENVNGSVMIPIRVVSESLGYQVKWDQKVHKVTISQDFKTIQLTVGSKLADADGVTLNLNAAPKQTGGTVLVPIRFVSEQFGLSVGWDNGEKTVYLSANPIAMPSAAPASQAPQPSASQAASATPSPSATPSPSATPASSSPQASPTPTPSAGIPGTAAVQVKGAAFEANQLMIAVNGSVQPAVTSLDNPNRIVVELPSSMIAPDLAGGLASGTLNTTGYPLISGISYSTVAGNPSSVRFEISTTERLAYQLTVDAGTGLITVSLGTGTSGGSTGNGRPVVVLDAGHGGTQPGTTSAAGRKEKDFNLAVIQRVGALLQNDGRVDVVYTRTQDVTLSLQDRVNIAEAAGADVFVSVHANAMPTSAKNWNQVNGSETYYSRSESLPLARVMHKHLVAGTGLKDNGIRTKSLHVTRETSMPAVLLEAGYLSNVSEAAKLYSTDFQDSLAREIAAGILEYLGL, encoded by the coding sequence ATGAGGAAGGCTTGTCTGATCGTGATGTCACTGCTGCTGCCCCTGCTAATATGGACGGGGTGGACCGGAGAAAGCAGCGCAGCGGCGGTTAAGGGGAAAATCGTGCTGGATAACCAGGAACTGACACTTCCCTCGGGAGCAGCGCCGGAGAACGTGAACGGGAGCGTTATGATTCCGATCCGCGTCGTGTCCGAAAGCTTGGGCTATCAAGTAAAGTGGGATCAAAAGGTACATAAGGTAACGATTTCGCAGGATTTCAAGACGATTCAGCTTACTGTAGGAAGCAAGCTGGCGGACGCCGACGGCGTTACGCTGAATTTAAACGCAGCCCCCAAGCAGACCGGTGGAACGGTCCTCGTTCCCATACGGTTCGTGAGCGAACAGTTCGGTTTGTCTGTTGGCTGGGATAACGGGGAGAAGACCGTCTATTTGTCCGCCAATCCTATAGCAATGCCGTCTGCAGCTCCGGCTTCCCAAGCACCGCAGCCATCGGCATCCCAGGCGGCATCTGCAACGCCTTCACCATCCGCTACGCCTTCTCCATCTGCAACACCGGCCTCATCATCTCCACAGGCTTCACCGACGCCCACGCCGTCGGCCGGAATACCGGGTACAGCCGCTGTGCAGGTCAAAGGCGCCGCGTTCGAAGCCAATCAATTAATGATTGCTGTGAACGGCAGCGTACAGCCTGCTGTTACTTCGCTGGACAATCCAAACCGGATTGTAGTGGAACTGCCGTCCAGCATGATAGCACCTGATTTAGCCGGCGGTCTGGCGTCCGGAACACTGAACACGACAGGATATCCGCTTATTTCAGGCATCAGCTACTCTACGGTCGCAGGTAATCCTTCGTCCGTGCGCTTCGAGATCAGCACTACGGAAAGGCTTGCCTATCAGCTCACTGTGGATGCAGGAACGGGACTTATCACGGTCAGCCTGGGCACAGGAACGAGCGGAGGTTCTACGGGTAACGGCCGCCCGGTAGTAGTGCTGGACGCCGGTCATGGAGGAACCCAGCCGGGCACGACCAGCGCGGCCGGCCGCAAGGAGAAGGACTTTAATTTGGCTGTCATCCAGAGAGTCGGAGCCTTGCTGCAGAACGACGGAAGAGTGGATGTCGTCTATACCCGAACGCAGGACGTAACGCTGTCACTGCAGGACCGGGTCAACATCGCTGAGGCGGCGGGCGCAGATGTGTTCGTATCGGTGCATGCCAACGCCATGCCGACCTCAGCCAAGAACTGGAATCAGGTTAACGGAAGCGAAACGTATTATTCAAGGAGCGAGAGTCTTCCTCTGGCAAGGGTGATGCACAAGCATCTGGTTGCTGGCACCGGACTTAAGGACAATGGCATCCGGACCAAAAGCCTGCATGTTACCCGGGAGACGAGCATGCCCGCAGTTCTCCTGGAAGCGGGTTATCTGTCCAATGTCTCCGAGGCGGCGAAGCTGTATTCCACCGATTTCCAGGATTCGCTTGCACGGGAAATCGCCGCAGGCATCCTTGAATATCTGGGCCTTTAA
- the leuD gene encoding 3-isopropylmalate dehydratase small subunit gives MEAFKKLTGLVGPVDRVNVDTDAIIPKQFLKRIERTGFGQFLFFEWRFDEEGNDNPSFSLNQDRFQGSSILISRANFGCGSSREHAPWAILDYGFKVIIAPSFADIFYNNCFKNGILPIKLSEEQVEDLFQRTAANDGYKLTVDLENKTITDGNGLNIAFDLDEHRRQFLLQGLDDIGLTLQHEEQIAAYEAKKAAKQFA, from the coding sequence ATGGAAGCTTTCAAGAAATTAACAGGGTTAGTCGGACCTGTGGACCGGGTCAACGTGGATACGGACGCCATCATTCCGAAGCAGTTCCTCAAACGGATCGAACGCACGGGATTCGGACAATTCCTGTTCTTCGAATGGCGTTTTGACGAGGAAGGCAACGACAATCCTTCGTTCTCGCTGAACCAGGACCGTTTCCAGGGATCGTCCATTCTGATTTCCAGAGCGAATTTCGGCTGCGGCTCCTCCAGAGAACACGCTCCTTGGGCCATTCTGGACTACGGCTTCAAGGTAATTATCGCGCCGTCCTTCGCGGATATTTTCTACAACAACTGTTTCAAGAACGGTATTCTGCCGATCAAGCTTTCGGAAGAGCAGGTCGAGGACCTGTTCCAGCGCACTGCTGCTAATGATGGCTACAAACTGACGGTGGATCTGGAGAACAAGACGATTACGGACGGTAACGGCCTGAACATCGCATTTGATCTCGACGAGCATCGCAGACAGTTCCTGCTTCAAGGCCTCGATGATATCGGTCTGACACTCCAGCATGAGGAACAGATCGCCGCATATGAAGCCAAGAAAGCCGCGAAGCAGTTCGCCTGA
- the leuC gene encoding 3-isopropylmalate dehydratase large subunit: MGKKTMFEKIWDNHVIYQEEGKPSILYIDLHLVHEVTSPQAFEGLRLSGRQVRRPELTFATMDHNVPTTDRFNIKDPISKQQIDTLSNNCADFGVKLFGLEDLDNGVVHVMGPELGLTHPGKTIVCGDSHTSTHGAFGALAFGIGTSEVEHVLATQCLQQAKAKTMEVRFVGNRAPGVTAKDMILGLIAKYGTDFATGYVIEYTGQSITDLTMEERMTVCNMSIEAGARAGMIAPDETTFEYLRGRQYVPQGSAFDAAVEDWKSLVTDEGAEFDTIVEFDVESLIPQVTWGTSPGMGTDITSTVPNPADFTTDNERKAAEKALEYMDLTPGTPISEIEIDYVFIGSCTNGRIEDLRAAAKVAKGHKVSGKVTAIVVPGSGRVKKLAESEGLDRIFTEAGFEWREAGCSMCLAMNPDILQPGERCASTSNRNFEGRQGRGGRTHLVSPEMAAAAAIKGHFTDVRDWNFKTEAVSS, from the coding sequence ATGGGCAAGAAGACAATGTTCGAGAAAATCTGGGACAATCATGTAATCTACCAGGAAGAAGGCAAGCCTAGCATTCTATATATCGACCTGCATTTGGTACACGAGGTAACATCGCCTCAAGCATTTGAAGGACTTCGGTTAAGCGGCCGCCAGGTGCGCCGTCCCGAACTGACTTTCGCAACGATGGACCACAACGTTCCGACTACGGACCGTTTCAATATCAAGGACCCGATTTCCAAACAGCAGATCGACACGCTGTCGAATAACTGCGCCGACTTCGGCGTCAAGCTGTTCGGCTTGGAAGATCTGGACAACGGCGTTGTTCACGTAATGGGACCGGAGCTAGGCCTGACCCATCCGGGCAAGACGATCGTATGCGGCGACAGCCACACTTCGACTCACGGCGCTTTCGGTGCGCTTGCGTTCGGTATCGGAACAAGCGAAGTGGAGCATGTTCTCGCCACTCAGTGTCTCCAGCAGGCCAAAGCGAAGACAATGGAAGTCCGCTTCGTTGGCAACCGCGCTCCCGGCGTTACCGCCAAGGATATGATTCTCGGCCTGATCGCCAAGTATGGTACGGACTTCGCGACCGGCTACGTTATTGAATACACCGGGCAGTCCATCACCGATCTTACGATGGAAGAACGCATGACGGTCTGCAACATGTCCATCGAAGCCGGAGCAAGAGCCGGCATGATCGCTCCGGACGAGACAACCTTCGAATATCTGCGCGGACGCCAATACGTTCCGCAAGGATCCGCCTTCGACGCTGCTGTCGAGGACTGGAAGAGTCTTGTCACCGATGAGGGAGCCGAGTTCGATACCATTGTTGAGTTCGATGTGGAGTCTCTCATTCCGCAGGTAACCTGGGGCACAAGCCCTGGCATGGGCACCGACATTACGTCCACCGTGCCGAACCCTGCTGATTTTACTACGGATAATGAACGCAAGGCTGCCGAGAAAGCGCTGGAATACATGGATCTGACGCCGGGCACCCCGATTTCCGAAATCGAGATTGATTATGTCTTTATCGGCTCCTGCACGAACGGCCGTATTGAGGACCTGCGCGCCGCCGCCAAGGTTGCCAAGGGCCACAAGGTTTCCGGAAAGGTAACGGCGATCGTCGTTCCGGGTTCGGGACGAGTGAAGAAACTGGCCGAGTCAGAAGGGCTGGACCGGATCTTTACCGAAGCAGGCTTCGAGTGGCGTGAAGCGGGATGCAGTATGTGTCTGGCAATGAACCCGGACATTCTGCAGCCTGGAGAGCGCTGCGCCTCGACTTCCAACCGCAACTTTGAAGGACGCCAGGGACGCGGCGGCCGCACGCATCTCGTATCGCCTGAAATGGCGGCTGCGGCTGCAATCAAGGGACACTTCACGGACGTGCGCGACTGGAACTTCAAGACGGAAGCTGTCAGCTCTTAA
- a CDS encoding LysR family transcriptional regulator: MEFRQLQYVLQIASERNFSRAAEKLHIAQPSLSQQLAKLEKELGVMLFQRNTSAVELTHAGVKFVEQAQTIINAVELLRQEMTDISELRSGRVVVGSMAITGAHLLPYVLPVFKSKYPSIEIALLEDSSLNLEKLTASGQSDLSLLSLPLEIPTLDYKVLGEERIDLAVPPEHRLAFRAETGTRTSIGELKNEAFIVLKEGQGFRKITMDLCRDAGFEPSVVFESNNMETVQSLVAAGMGVTLVPRFISRAPRSEFVPVYLPLAEPAPSRTLVIAYRKGRYLSKAAEAFIDTFQSMVADLARE, from the coding sequence ATGGAATTCAGACAACTGCAGTACGTGCTGCAAATCGCAAGCGAACGGAATTTCTCGCGGGCGGCCGAGAAGCTTCATATTGCACAGCCTTCGCTCAGCCAGCAGCTTGCCAAGTTGGAGAAAGAGCTGGGCGTCATGCTGTTCCAGCGGAATACCAGCGCGGTTGAGCTTACGCATGCGGGGGTGAAATTTGTGGAGCAGGCCCAAACCATCATCAATGCGGTGGAGCTTCTGCGGCAGGAAATGACCGACATCTCCGAGCTAAGAAGCGGCCGAGTCGTCGTCGGCAGCATGGCGATAACGGGAGCCCATCTGCTGCCATATGTGCTGCCGGTATTCAAGAGCAAGTATCCGAGTATTGAAATCGCGCTGCTCGAAGACTCCTCCCTGAATTTGGAGAAGCTGACCGCCAGCGGACAGAGCGATCTCAGCCTTCTGTCGCTTCCGCTAGAAATACCGACACTGGATTATAAGGTTCTGGGAGAGGAACGGATCGATCTGGCAGTCCCTCCGGAGCATCGGCTCGCCTTCAGGGCCGAAACCGGAACACGGACTTCTATAGGGGAACTGAAGAATGAAGCTTTTATTGTGCTGAAAGAAGGCCAGGGCTTCCGTAAGATTACAATGGATCTGTGCCGGGATGCCGGATTCGAGCCATCCGTCGTGTTTGAGAGCAATAATATGGAGACGGTGCAATCGCTTGTTGCAGCGGGCATGGGCGTCACGCTCGTTCCCCGGTTTATTTCCAGAGCCCCGCGCAGCGAGTTCGTTCCTGTCTACCTCCCACTGGCCGAGCCCGCTCCGAGCCGCACGCTCGTCATCGCTTACCGCAAGGGGCGTTATTTATCAAAGGCTGCCGAAGCCTTTATTGATACCTTCCAGTCAATGGTTGCCGATCTGGCCCGTGAATAG
- the proB gene encoding glutamate 5-kinase, with protein MTTRLVVKIGSSSLTSAEGGLNHESVAYFASEIAHLRRSGCEVLLVTSGAVAAGFRSIGYQVRPKLLHEKQAAAAVGQALLMQAYQEAFSSHGLTAAQILLTRTDFRSRRAMNNAVMTVEELLRQGVIPIFNENDTVSVDELKFGDNDTLSALVANLLKASRLIVITDIDGLYSSDPRHNPDAERYRLVEEITPEIYAIAGGAGTAVGTGGMRSKIDAAKIATRGGVPVFIGRVIESGDLLLAAQGEGKGTYFATTLSSMPVKKQWLGFMSTPLGSLIVDAGAEEALVHGGHSLLPVGVKEVQGSFHAGDVVEVLGPEGKLLGRGIVNYDDTQLRGILGLPGKEVFERLGEEIHRLEVIHRDEWITLA; from the coding sequence ATGACCACACGTTTAGTTGTCAAAATCGGCAGCAGCTCCCTGACTTCGGCGGAAGGCGGGCTGAACCATGAGTCGGTAGCCTACTTCGCCTCGGAAATCGCTCACCTCCGCCGCAGCGGCTGTGAAGTTCTGCTTGTAACTTCCGGAGCGGTTGCAGCAGGCTTCCGGAGCATCGGTTATCAGGTTCGTCCCAAGCTGCTGCACGAGAAGCAGGCGGCGGCGGCCGTCGGACAGGCGCTCCTGATGCAGGCTTACCAGGAGGCGTTCTCCAGCCACGGACTGACTGCCGCCCAGATTCTGCTGACACGCACCGACTTCCGGAGCAGGCGGGCAATGAACAACGCCGTGATGACGGTCGAGGAGCTTCTGCGTCAAGGTGTCATTCCGATCTTCAACGAGAACGATACCGTGTCCGTCGACGAGCTGAAATTCGGCGACAATGACACGCTGTCGGCGCTGGTCGCCAATCTTCTTAAAGCCTCACGGCTAATCGTTATTACCGATATCGACGGCCTGTACAGCAGCGATCCCCGGCATAACCCGGATGCCGAACGCTACCGGCTCGTTGAAGAGATCACGCCAGAGATATATGCCATTGCGGGCGGAGCCGGAACAGCCGTAGGCACTGGCGGCATGCGATCCAAGATCGACGCCGCCAAAATCGCCACCCGGGGCGGCGTGCCCGTCTTCATCGGACGGGTCATCGAATCCGGGGATCTGCTTCTTGCAGCACAGGGCGAGGGTAAAGGCACCTACTTCGCCACCACCCTCTCCTCCATGCCCGTCAAGAAGCAGTGGCTCGGCTTTATGTCCACCCCGCTCGGCTCGCTGATTGTCGACGCCGGTGCGGAAGAAGCTCTGGTTCACGGCGGGCACAGCCTGCTTCCTGTAGGCGTGAAAGAGGTGCAGGGCAGCTTTCACGCCGGCGACGTCGTGGAAGTGCTTGGGCCCGAGGGCAAGCTTCTGGGCCGCGGAATCGTGAACTATGACGACACCCAGCTCCGCGGCATCCTGGGGCTTCCCGGCAAGGAAGTTTTCGAGCGTCTTGGCGAGGAAATCCACCGGCTCGAGGTTATACATCGGGATGAATGGATTACGCTGGCTTGA